Genomic segment of Bradyrhizobium diazoefficiens:
GGTAGAGCGCGCCAAGCTCGGCGGACTCGACGAAGCCGATGATGGAGATCTGGTCGGACAATCCGTAGGTGCGGATCGCCGCGTCGATCTTGTCGCGGCCGCCGCGATCCGAGCCGCACAGCACCAGCCGTTCGGCGACGCTACGTTCGCGCAAGTCGGCGAGCGCTGCGAGCAGCGTCATGTGGTTCTTGTGCGGCCAAAACTGCGCCGGGTAGAACAGGTAGCCCGGCTCGAGGCGGTATTTCGCCATCACGGCCGTGTCAGCGGCGGTGTCGAGTGCGGAGCTGCTGACGTAGGTCGAGGGCGAGAACGGGATGCAGATCGCGCGCTCCCGTTCCATGGCATAGCGGCGGCAGAGATCGTCGATCAGCTCGGGCGCGTTGACGATCACCGCAGCCGCCTTGGTGCTGGCGAGGCGGAACAGAATCTCGCGGCGCTCGAATTCACCGAAGGTGCGAACTTCCGGAAACTCCGGCGCATCACGATGGCAGCCGTCGAAGATCGTGATGATGTAGGGCAGCGCGTAAAGCAGCAAATGCCGCTTCGACGTCGAGGTGAAGTGCACGACGTCGATGCCGTCGCGGATCAAGGCGCGCTCGAAAGGCGATTTGAGCTCCAGCGCGATCTGGACGAGATCGAACGGTCCGCAATATTTGAGGAATAGAAAGAGATGATCGGACACGCCGAATTTGCGCAGTCGCCCGTCGATGCCGAACTCTTTCAGGATCTCGAGCGTCTTCGGATAGGGCGAGTACGCCACGATCTCGTTGCCCGACTTGGCGGCCCAGTCGCGCAGCCAGAGCAGGTCGTTGAGCGGCTGCTGAAAGCCGCCGCCGACCTCGAGCGCCTGCTCCAGCATCACGGCGAGCCGTAGCGGTCTCACGGCGTGCCGCTCTTTCTGGCGACCGTATACGCCGCCCAGCTCCTCGAACTTGGCGCGTCCTGTGTCAGCCATCCGGCGTGAGCGGCGGGCTGAAAGCCGCTCGCCGCGAGCGCCGCGTCGATCTCGAACGGAAACCAGTAGCGCATGTGGTGCGCTTCATCGACGCGCCGGATCGTAGCGCGATCCGTGTCCTCGCAGAACAGCGTGTAGTTCACGGTGACGGTTGCTGCCTGCTCGTCGTGGTCGGACTGCGCGATGCGGGTGAGGCGCAGCGGCTTCTGCTCGATCACCTTGACCCGCGTCTCGACGCCCTGCGCGAGCACGGCGCCGCCATACCAATAGTCGAAGAAGAACACCCCGCCGGGCTTCAGCGCGGCGTGTGCGGTGCGGAACATCGCAGTCAGGGCATCGCGGCTGGTCTGATAGCTGGCGACATGGAACAGCGACACCACCGCGTCGAAGTCGCGTTCCGGGCCGGGCTCGCAGGCATCGCCCTGCCGGAACGGAATCGACAGCCCGGCCTGCGTGGCGCGCGCTCTGGCGCTCGCGACCATCTCGTGGCTGAGATCGATG
This window contains:
- a CDS encoding glycosyltransferase family 1 protein gives rise to the protein MRPLRLAVMLEQALEVGGGFQQPLNDLLWLRDWAAKSGNEIVAYSPYPKTLEILKEFGIDGRLRKFGVSDHLFLFLKYCGPFDLVQIALELKSPFERALIRDGIDVVHFTSTSKRHLLLYALPYIITIFDGCHRDAPEFPEVRTFGEFERREILFRLASTKAAAVIVNAPELIDDLCRRYAMERERAICIPFSPSTYVSSSALDTAADTAVMAKYRLEPGYLFYPAQFWPHKNHMTLLAALADLRERSVAERLVLCGSDRGGRDKIDAAIRTYGLSDQISIIGFVESAELGALYRGAAALVMPSYFGPTNLPPLEAWAVGTPVIYPEAFKAQAGDAAILFDYDDPHSLADAIISLRADGTRERLGEAGHRRLAQFAEETKAGHQQFARHLERLRHRLALTPR
- a CDS encoding class I SAM-dependent methyltransferase, producing MTVFADYAPWYDLLYRDKDYAAETSFVEARLRDQGVSSGKLLDLGCGTGLHALTFAREGWSVAGIDLSHEMVASARARATQAGLSIPFRQGDACEPGPERDFDAVVSLFHVASYQTSRDALTAMFRTAHAALKPGGVFFFDYWYGGAVLAQGVETRVKVIEQKPLRLTRIAQSDHDEQAATVTVNYTLFCEDTDRATIRRVDEAHHMRYWFPFEIDAALAASGFQPAAHAGWLTQDAPSSRSWAAYTVARKSGTP